In Spirochaetaceae bacterium, a genomic segment contains:
- a CDS encoding aldolase/citrate lyase family protein, translated as MRTNSLRNKLNTNEISVCTRIFNPDPVSVEVLGQTRQFDYVEFVAEYGSFDLHDLDNVCRTAELYGLGSMIKIDQSHQAFLAQRGIGAGFEAVLFTDCRSAEDVRECVRVARPDTPEDSGLYGAAARRNVPMGSGGSPAYVQAIRDIVVAVMIEKKGAVDELEEILAIPGLDMVQWGATDYSMNTGHIGERDHPEVREAHDLVFRRSLECGVHPRAEIGSPDLAQKYLDLGVRHFSIGADVSILGGYWSTTGAQLRNVLGVPV; from the coding sequence GTGAGAACCAATTCGCTGCGCAACAAGCTGAACACCAACGAGATTTCGGTGTGTACGCGCATCTTCAACCCCGATCCGGTGAGTGTGGAAGTGCTCGGCCAGACGCGCCAGTTCGACTACGTCGAGTTCGTCGCCGAGTACGGCTCGTTCGACCTGCACGACCTGGACAACGTGTGCCGCACCGCCGAGCTGTATGGACTCGGCTCGATGATCAAGATCGACCAGAGCCACCAGGCGTTCCTCGCCCAGCGCGGCATCGGCGCCGGTTTCGAAGCGGTGCTGTTCACCGACTGCCGTTCCGCCGAGGACGTGCGCGAGTGCGTGCGCGTCGCCCGTCCGGACACTCCGGAGGACAGCGGCCTGTACGGCGCGGCGGCGCGCCGCAACGTGCCGATGGGGTCGGGCGGCAGCCCGGCCTACGTGCAGGCGATTCGCGACATCGTGGTGGCGGTGATGATCGAGAAGAAGGGCGCCGTCGACGAGCTGGAGGAGATTCTGGCCATTCCCGGCCTCGACATGGTGCAGTGGGGTGCCACCGACTACTCGATGAACACCGGCCACATCGGCGAGCGCGACCACCCCGAGGTGCGGGAAGCCCACGACCTCGTGTTCCGGCGCTCGCTGGAGTGCGGCGTGCACCCGCGCGCCGAGATCGGCAGCCCCGACCTGGCGCAGAAGTACCTGGATCTGGGCGTTCGCCACTTCTCCATTGGCGCCGACGTCAGCATCCTCGGCGGCTACTGGAGCACCACCGGCGCACAACTGCGCAACGTTCTCGGCGTCCCGGTCTGA
- a CDS encoding GNAT family N-acetyltransferase, producing the protein MRTLREDDLGNGFLEALDALRPASDLAPERALEVFRRLDRNQDCVVAVAEVGGRVVGAATLLVEHKFINQAGRAGHIEDVAVAVEQQGRGIGRALVRYLLERAREAGCYKTILDCADDVVPFYEGLGFQRRTNGMDYRHG; encoded by the coding sequence GTGCGGACGTTGCGGGAGGACGATCTGGGGAATGGGTTCCTGGAGGCGCTGGATGCGTTGCGGCCGGCCAGCGACCTGGCGCCGGAGCGGGCGCTGGAGGTGTTCCGGCGCCTGGACCGCAACCAGGACTGTGTGGTGGCGGTGGCGGAGGTCGGCGGCCGCGTGGTGGGCGCGGCAACCCTGCTGGTCGAGCACAAGTTCATCAACCAGGCGGGCAGGGCGGGGCACATCGAGGATGTCGCGGTGGCGGTCGAACAGCAGGGGAGGGGGATCGGACGCGCGCTGGTTCGCTATCTCCTGGAGCGGGCTCGGGAAGCGGGCTGCTACAAGACCATCCTCGACTGCGCCGACGACGTGGTGCCGTTCTACGAAGGGCTTGGATTCCAGCGCCGGACCAACGGGATGGACTATCGGCACGGTTAG
- a CDS encoding thiamine pyrophosphate-binding protein, which yields MATTEPLLAAQGPASAGIVRALESAGIDMVFGIIGGNMGRLYDALYDRQEAIRAVLVRHEQLASVMAEVYGRLTGKPGVAIGQGAFMLANALLGTLEAHMGSSPMLLLTDLSDQAPYSQHAPYQSGTGDYGSFDTRNALAAVTKYTTVAYHAVQAVQNTQLAIKHALSGERGPVGVIYHSAALGGTVGPDSRPALYPTGRYLPAKAHGGDAQVRAAAAALVGARRPVIVAGNGVRIAGAYAELAALAELLAAPVATTASGKSVFAETHELALGVLGSFGQATANVTVGEADLVLAVGTRLNPSDTANENPKLIDPRRQTLIQVDVEPKNASWSFPCDHTVVGDAALVLAQLHDAVTEAGAPSEEARSRRKAELDATRREQAFFSGPDYHSDESPVMPPRLFTEICNATAEDAFITCDAGENRLFMTHFFQTRSAGSLIMPGIGAMGYAIPAALAAKLVYPDRQVLAVTGDGGFGMAMNGLLTARDENIPIVVVVLNNSALGWVKHGQQERVIASEFAPTNFADVARAMGCNGIRVESPGDLPDAFAEALAAPVATVIDVVTSRRVTFRDVTSPLTLG from the coding sequence ATGGCAACCACGGAGCCGCTGCTGGCGGCACAGGGACCGGCGAGCGCGGGGATCGTACGCGCACTCGAGAGCGCCGGAATCGACATGGTGTTCGGCATCATCGGCGGCAACATGGGGCGGCTGTACGATGCCCTGTACGACCGCCAGGAGGCGATCCGCGCCGTCCTGGTGCGCCACGAGCAGCTCGCGAGCGTAATGGCCGAGGTGTACGGCCGGCTGACCGGCAAGCCGGGCGTTGCCATCGGCCAGGGCGCCTTCATGCTCGCCAACGCCCTGCTCGGCACGCTCGAAGCACACATGGGCAGCTCCCCCATGCTGTTGTTGACCGACCTGTCCGACCAAGCGCCCTATTCGCAGCACGCGCCGTATCAGAGCGGCACTGGCGACTACGGCTCGTTCGACACGCGCAACGCACTCGCCGCGGTCACCAAGTACACGACGGTGGCCTACCACGCCGTGCAGGCGGTGCAGAACACCCAACTCGCCATCAAGCACGCGCTCAGCGGCGAGCGCGGCCCGGTAGGGGTGATCTACCACAGCGCTGCCCTGGGCGGCACGGTAGGACCGGACAGCCGCCCGGCGCTGTACCCGACCGGGCGCTATCTCCCGGCCAAGGCCCACGGCGGCGACGCGCAGGTGCGGGCCGCGGCCGCGGCTCTGGTGGGCGCACGGCGGCCCGTGATCGTGGCCGGCAACGGCGTGCGCATCGCCGGCGCCTACGCCGAGCTGGCCGCCCTTGCCGAGTTGCTGGCGGCTCCCGTCGCGACCACCGCCTCCGGCAAGAGCGTGTTCGCGGAGACGCACGAGCTTGCGCTCGGCGTACTGGGCAGCTTCGGGCAGGCCACCGCCAACGTCACCGTGGGCGAGGCCGACCTGGTCTTGGCGGTCGGCACCCGCCTGAACCCGTCCGACACCGCCAACGAGAACCCGAAGCTGATCGATCCGCGCCGCCAGACCCTCATCCAGGTGGACGTGGAGCCGAAGAACGCCTCCTGGTCGTTCCCCTGCGATCACACCGTCGTCGGCGACGCCGCCCTGGTGCTGGCGCAACTGCACGACGCGGTCACCGAGGCCGGCGCCCCGTCGGAGGAGGCACGCTCCCGACGCAAGGCGGAACTGGACGCCACCCGGCGCGAGCAGGCGTTCTTCAGCGGTCCCGACTACCACTCCGACGAGAGCCCGGTGATGCCGCCGCGTCTGTTCACGGAGATCTGCAACGCCACCGCCGAGGACGCGTTCATCACCTGCGACGCCGGCGAGAACCGCCTGTTCATGACCCACTTCTTCCAGACCCGCAGCGCCGGCTCGCTGATCATGCCGGGCATCGGGGCGATGGGTTACGCCATCCCGGCCGCGCTGGCCGCCAAGCTGGTGTACCCCGACCGCCAGGTGCTGGCGGTGACCGGCGACGGCGGCTTCGGCATGGCGATGAACGGCCTGCTGACCGCGCGCGACGAGAACATCCCGATCGTGGTGGTGGTGCTCAACAACAGCGCCCTCGGCTGGGTCAAGCACGGCCAGCAGGAGCGCGTGATCGCCAGCGAGTTCGCGCCCACCAACTTTGCCGACGTGGCGCGCGCGATGGGCTGCAACGGAATACGCGTGGAGTCTCCCGGCGACCTGCCGGACGCATTCGCGGAGGCGCTCGCCGCACCGGTCGCCACGGTCATCGACGTGGTCACGTCTCGCCGCGTCACCTTCCGCGACGTGACCAGCCCACTGACCCTTGGTTAG
- a CDS encoding VOC family protein, translating to MITALGYLGVRTDRLSDWSDYASRQLGMQAVDRGAGQAAFRMDDRKQRLIVTAEPGDLLACMGWEVADGASLDRLCARLSDAGTEVSQGTRALADRRFVTGLAIAHDPAGNRLEFFHGPMLTEDPFIPGRHISGFKTGPLGMGHAVLHTDDIDTLLPFYRDTLGFRLSDYGLEPIPLYFFHVNGRHHSFAVLGTGQSGFHHFMVEYMNLDDVGQGYDLAQQSEGTVAYTLGRHTNDWMTSFYTHTPSGFFVETGWGGRIIEPDRWQVQVMEHGPSFWGHDRAHLPEEERRAYRELRLGIARGGMQAPPPTDCPWLWGALSGNRLV from the coding sequence ATGATCACCGCACTTGGCTACCTCGGGGTCCGCACCGACCGGCTGTCGGACTGGTCGGACTATGCGAGCCGCCAGTTGGGAATGCAGGCGGTCGACCGCGGCGCCGGCCAGGCGGCCTTTCGCATGGACGACCGGAAGCAGCGCCTGATCGTGACCGCGGAACCCGGCGACCTCCTGGCGTGCATGGGCTGGGAAGTCGCGGACGGCGCATCTCTGGACCGACTGTGCGCACGTCTCTCCGATGCCGGCACAGAGGTCAGTCAGGGCACCCGTGCTCTTGCCGACCGACGCTTCGTGACCGGCCTGGCAATCGCGCACGACCCTGCCGGCAATCGCCTCGAGTTCTTCCATGGCCCGATGCTGACCGAAGATCCCTTCATACCGGGCCGGCACATCTCGGGCTTCAAGACCGGACCCCTCGGCATGGGCCACGCGGTCCTGCACACCGACGACATCGACACATTACTGCCGTTCTATCGCGATACGCTCGGTTTCCGGCTCAGTGACTACGGGCTGGAGCCGATTCCGCTCTACTTCTTTCACGTGAACGGCCGCCACCACAGCTTCGCGGTACTGGGCACCGGGCAGAGCGGCTTCCACCACTTCATGGTGGAGTACATGAATCTCGACGACGTCGGTCAGGGCTACGACCTCGCCCAGCAGTCCGAGGGCACCGTAGCGTACACGCTCGGCCGCCACACCAACGACTGGATGACGTCATTCTACACGCACACGCCATCCGGCTTCTTCGTCGAGACCGGGTGGGGCGGGCGGATCATCGAGCCGGACAGGTGGCAGGTCCAGGTGATGGAGCACGGACCGAGCTTCTGGGGCCACGACCGCGCCCATCTGCCGGAGGAGGAGCGCCGGGCGTACCGCGAGCTGAGGCTCGGTATAGCCAGAGGAGGCATGCAGGCACCGCCGCCCACCGACTGCCCGTGGCTGTGGGGCGCGCTCAGCGGAAACCGGCTGGTCTGA
- a CDS encoding mannonate dehydratase translates to MEARSSGDGPVPAATVELSPGIKLCMLIPPRPDDDILRFANELGIAHVYTWVPDELSGAAELTALRRRVESAGLTLFNAGHRTLAKCDLIHLALPGRDEAIDRFAVYLRNLSAAEIHTTTFTFEPDGVWSSTPSVARGGAPARAVDGSELAGQPFSHGRAYDEETIWDNFAYFMERIIPVAEQTGVRLALHPNDPPLPEVAGIPCIIRSRESYERAFEIADSAHLGMVFCTGCWLEGGTAFGDIEAAIGDFLARDKIFIVHFRNVSAPLPRFHETFVDEGYQDMNVLMRLFRHGGYNGSMILDHTPPMATDPTDTMALPTDKPVATAYALGYMKALLAAAGG, encoded by the coding sequence ATGGAGGCGCGCTCGAGCGGGGACGGACCTGTCCCGGCTGCCACCGTCGAATTGAGCCCCGGCATCAAGCTGTGCATGCTCATCCCGCCGCGCCCGGACGATGACATTCTGCGCTTCGCCAACGAACTCGGCATAGCCCACGTCTACACCTGGGTGCCGGACGAGTTGAGCGGCGCGGCGGAGTTGACGGCCCTGCGCCGACGGGTGGAGAGCGCCGGCCTGACACTATTCAACGCCGGCCACCGCACCCTGGCCAAGTGCGACCTGATCCACCTGGCACTGCCGGGGCGCGACGAAGCGATCGACCGGTTTGCAGTATACCTGCGCAACCTGAGCGCTGCCGAAATCCATACCACCACCTTCACCTTCGAGCCGGACGGCGTGTGGAGCAGCACCCCGTCGGTGGCGCGTGGCGGCGCTCCGGCGCGCGCGGTGGACGGCTCCGAGTTGGCCGGACAGCCGTTCAGCCATGGCCGCGCGTACGACGAGGAGACGATCTGGGACAATTTCGCGTACTTCATGGAACGCATCATCCCGGTGGCGGAGCAGACCGGCGTGCGGCTGGCGCTGCACCCCAATGACCCGCCGCTGCCGGAGGTCGCCGGCATCCCATGCATCATCCGTTCCCGGGAGAGCTACGAGCGGGCGTTCGAGATCGCCGATTCCGCCCATCTCGGGATGGTGTTCTGCACCGGCTGCTGGCTGGAGGGCGGCACCGCATTCGGCGACATCGAGGCCGCGATCGGCGATTTCCTGGCCCGTGACAAGATCTTCATCGTCCACTTCCGCAACGTGAGCGCGCCGCTGCCGCGCTTCCACGAGACTTTCGTCGACGAGGGTTACCAGGACATGAACGTCCTGATGCGGCTGTTCCGCCACGGTGGCTACAACGGCTCCATGATTCTCGACCACACCCCGCCGATGGCGACCGACCCGACCGATACGATGGCCCTGCCCACCGACAAGCCGGTGGCCACCGCCTACGCACTCGGCTACATGAAGGCGCTGCTGGCTGCGGCCGGCGGCTGA
- a CDS encoding SDR family NAD(P)-dependent oxidoreductase, with amino-acid sequence MNRRLSGKVALVTGGARGLGRGYALRLAELGADVAILDRNLDAAGVYEFERNQMTAATVEEECAAHRVRALAREVDLADRTAAERAVAAVAGELGGIDIAVCNAGGGTTRFADEAPGTGDADGEAAPGRTDVNTQATASDCPEEVLTRVLEINLMTCMYTCMAVVPHLKRRGGGKIVTVSSTAGLVASGGYHPYGTAKAAIVHYTRALAQELGPHGINVNCIAPGIIRTGRLGDRAHLAPRIPLRREGTIADCVKVVEFLVTDLSDYVTGCTIPIDGGLYH; translated from the coding sequence GTGAACCGCCGGCTGAGCGGCAAGGTGGCGTTGGTCACCGGCGGCGCCCGTGGCCTGGGGCGCGGCTATGCGCTACGGCTGGCGGAACTGGGTGCCGACGTGGCGATTCTCGACCGCAATCTCGACGCCGCCGGGGTGTACGAGTTCGAGCGCAACCAGATGACCGCCGCCACCGTCGAAGAGGAATGCGCGGCGCACAGGGTCCGGGCGCTGGCACGCGAGGTCGACCTGGCCGACCGAACCGCCGCCGAGCGGGCGGTCGCCGCGGTGGCCGGCGAGTTGGGCGGCATCGACATCGCGGTGTGCAACGCCGGCGGGGGCACCACCCGGTTCGCCGACGAAGCGCCCGGCACCGGGGATGCTGACGGAGAGGCCGCGCCGGGGCGCACCGACGTGAACACGCAGGCGACCGCGAGCGACTGCCCGGAAGAGGTGTTGACGCGGGTGCTGGAGATCAACCTGATGACCTGCATGTACACCTGCATGGCCGTGGTGCCGCATCTGAAGCGCCGCGGCGGCGGCAAGATCGTCACGGTGTCCAGCACCGCGGGGCTGGTGGCTTCAGGTGGCTACCATCCCTACGGCACCGCCAAGGCCGCCATTGTGCACTATACGCGGGCCCTGGCCCAGGAACTTGGCCCGCACGGCATCAACGTCAACTGCATTGCGCCCGGCATCATTCGCACCGGACGCCTTGGCGACCGGGCCCACCTCGCCCCGCGCATCCCGCTGCGCCGCGAAGGCACCATCGCGGATTGCGTGAAGGTGGTGGAGTTCCTGGTTACCGACCTGTCCGACTACGTGACCGGTTGCACCATCCCGATCGATGGCGGCCTGTACCACTGA
- a CDS encoding sugar phosphate isomerase/epimerase codes for MISLAVNSVLFDAFDFATAARHIAAAGYDGIEIAAIPGMCEHLQVDRWREQAADVRSVLADTGLKPVSMETADRGDDRCLRAFEAGAELGIPVVAVGSGGTSGDPDDLRERIGRLAELAEAAAQFGVTVVCKAHVGSAVYDTPTTLAAMDAIPSPGFGVNMDPSHIHRAGEVPKEALQQVVSRVRHSHIRDCKGRQQGPGAPPLQACGRGDIDLFGYCKVLADAGYEGAASLEVIGAAKAGLSLAEVAIIAAESYGYLNACLKQLGAR; via the coding sequence ATGATTTCCCTCGCCGTCAATTCGGTTCTGTTCGATGCGTTCGACTTCGCCACCGCCGCCCGTCATATCGCCGCCGCCGGCTACGACGGCATCGAGATTGCCGCGATTCCGGGGATGTGCGAGCACCTGCAGGTGGACCGCTGGCGCGAGCAGGCCGCGGACGTGCGGTCTGTTCTGGCCGATACCGGGCTGAAGCCGGTGTCGATGGAGACCGCCGACCGCGGCGACGACCGCTGCCTGCGCGCCTTTGAGGCGGGCGCGGAGCTGGGCATCCCGGTGGTTGCGGTAGGATCCGGCGGCACCAGCGGCGACCCCGACGACCTGCGCGAGCGTATCGGGCGCCTGGCGGAGCTGGCCGAGGCGGCGGCGCAGTTCGGCGTGACCGTGGTGTGCAAGGCGCACGTGGGCAGCGCGGTGTACGACACGCCCACAACGCTGGCGGCGATGGATGCCATCCCGTCGCCGGGGTTCGGCGTCAACATGGACCCGAGCCACATCCACCGCGCCGGCGAGGTGCCCAAGGAGGCGCTGCAGCAAGTGGTGTCGCGGGTACGCCACAGCCACATCCGCGACTGCAAGGGACGCCAGCAGGGCCCGGGCGCGCCGCCGCTGCAGGCGTGTGGCCGCGGCGACATCGACCTGTTCGGCTACTGCAAGGTGCTCGCCGACGCCGGCTATGAGGGCGCCGCCAGCCTGGAGGTGATCGGCGCCGCAAAGGCGGGGCTGAGCCTGGCCGAGGTGGCGATCATCGCGGCGGAGAGCTACGGCTACCTGAACGCCTGCCTCAAGCAGCTCGGCGCGCGCTAG
- a CDS encoding FRG domain-containing protein, producing the protein MKTVAGDASPIVGVVSLSEAVGKVTARAGKSLPAGDKLAEFVRWSQDHPANEWVFRGQRNKEWRLQPSVGRDGSYSLDWERLLLEQFRRLAEPYVNSAGMTDWDWLALAQHHGLPTRLLDWTSNSLVACFFACQTAHSQACEMDGQVIAIETRSVGFYESNDQQDIDPLEIETAKMIRPRALAGRIVNQRGLFSIHAHPDRSWGVQTKEIDLAHFDIPKELKKLLLRGLHNLGIDDAHVMPDLDGLARTLKWQYETGTLPG; encoded by the coding sequence ATGAAAACTGTTGCCGGTGACGCCTCCCCCATAGTTGGCGTTGTCTCCCTGTCGGAGGCTGTTGGCAAAGTCACGGCACGTGCCGGTAAGAGCCTACCCGCTGGCGACAAGCTCGCCGAGTTCGTACGATGGTCGCAGGACCATCCAGCAAACGAGTGGGTGTTTCGAGGCCAGCGCAACAAGGAATGGCGGCTGCAACCGTCGGTCGGTAGGGACGGTTCGTACAGCCTGGACTGGGAGCGCCTGCTGCTGGAGCAGTTTCGGAGACTGGCGGAGCCATACGTAAACTCAGCAGGAATGACCGACTGGGACTGGCTCGCGCTGGCGCAGCATCACGGCCTGCCCACGCGGCTTCTGGATTGGACGTCAAACTCGCTAGTAGCATGCTTCTTCGCGTGTCAGACGGCTCATTCGCAAGCGTGCGAGATGGATGGTCAGGTAATCGCGATTGAGACACGGTCGGTCGGCTTCTACGAGTCGAACGATCAGCAAGATATCGATCCACTCGAGATTGAAACCGCCAAGATGATCAGGCCGCGCGCACTCGCCGGGAGAATCGTCAACCAAAGAGGGTTGTTCAGCATCCACGCGCACCCCGATCGGTCCTGGGGAGTGCAGACGAAGGAGATCGACCTCGCACACTTCGATATCCCTAAGGAATTGAAGAAGTTACTGTTGCGCGGGCTCCACAACCTCGGGATTGATGACGCTCATGTGATGCCAGACCTGGACGGGCTGGCACGGACGTTGAAGTGGCAGTACGAGACTGGTACCCTACCTGGGTGA
- a CDS encoding bifunctional 3-(3-hydroxy-phenyl)propionate/3-hydroxycinnamic acid hydroxylase: MPRERRGPYDAAVVGFGPTGAVLANLLGLCGLRVVVLEREAEIYRLPRAVHFDGEVMRIFQTIGVADRVAAVSRVNAGMRFVDPDGRLILDWPRPQQVGPQGWHPSYRFHQPDLEAILRDHLRSMPNVDVLLGTEVMSIDPGERLAAVTYREDERRHTLAASYVVGCDGARSLVRERITDRAEDLGFHERWLVVDLLLSGERPDLGDFTIQYCHPGAPATYVRGPGRRRRWEIFIADLPDAQALAPEHVWRRLARWLTPSDAVIERAAVYTFHSVISSRWRRGRLLIAGDAAHQSPPFMGQGMCAGIRDAANLAWKLALCIRQRHDDALLDSYQSERHPHVRAFIEGAVALGRLVNASDSEAALKSAFRQPDGSYRMTTISPRLGPGLWHASSDAAGYISRQLRTPAGNLSDEFVGYGPALLADSSLLAQWKGGASAVEEGIHVWTLGELDGATEYLAELGASAVAIRPDRYLHGTANDPAALDTLVNELPLNPHPPSTSATPATAATATGPPGSV, translated from the coding sequence GTGCCACGCGAGCGTCGGGGGCCCTACGACGCCGCCGTCGTCGGCTTCGGGCCCACCGGAGCGGTGCTCGCCAACCTGCTGGGGCTGTGCGGGTTACGGGTCGTGGTCCTGGAACGAGAGGCGGAGATCTACCGCCTGCCTCGTGCCGTCCACTTCGACGGCGAAGTGATGCGCATCTTCCAGACCATCGGCGTCGCGGATCGGGTCGCCGCGGTGTCCCGGGTCAATGCCGGCATGCGGTTCGTCGATCCCGACGGCAGGCTGATACTCGACTGGCCCCGTCCGCAGCAGGTCGGGCCCCAGGGCTGGCACCCCAGCTACCGCTTCCACCAGCCCGACCTGGAGGCGATTCTGCGTGACCACCTGCGCAGCATGCCGAACGTCGACGTGCTCCTGGGTACGGAGGTGATGTCGATCGATCCGGGTGAGCGACTCGCCGCGGTCACCTACCGCGAAGACGAGCGGCGGCATACGCTGGCGGCGAGTTACGTGGTGGGTTGCGACGGCGCGCGGTCGCTGGTCCGCGAGCGGATCACCGACCGTGCCGAAGACCTGGGGTTCCACGAGCGCTGGCTCGTGGTCGACCTGTTGCTGAGCGGCGAGCGGCCGGACCTGGGCGATTTCACGATCCAGTACTGCCATCCCGGGGCTCCCGCGACCTACGTCCGGGGTCCGGGCCGGCGGCGCCGCTGGGAGATTTTCATCGCCGACCTCCCAGACGCACAAGCGCTCGCGCCGGAGCACGTCTGGCGCCGCCTGGCGCGCTGGCTGACACCCTCCGACGCCGTAATCGAGCGGGCGGCGGTGTATACGTTCCACTCGGTCATTTCGTCGCGCTGGCGCCGGGGCCGGCTGCTGATCGCCGGCGACGCCGCTCACCAGAGCCCGCCGTTCATGGGCCAGGGCATGTGTGCCGGAATCCGCGACGCCGCGAACCTGGCCTGGAAGCTCGCCCTCTGCATCCGACAAAGGCACGACGACGCCCTGCTCGACAGCTACCAGAGCGAACGCCATCCGCACGTCCGGGCCTTCATCGAGGGCGCCGTCGCCCTCGGCCGGCTGGTCAATGCGTCTGACAGCGAGGCGGCCCTCAAGTCAGCCTTCCGGCAACCGGACGGTTCGTACAGGATGACCACCATCTCACCCCGCCTCGGCCCAGGCCTGTGGCACGCCAGTTCCGATGCGGCCGGCTACATCTCCCGGCAGCTACGCACACCCGCCGGCAACCTGTCGGACGAATTCGTAGGATACGGCCCGGCCCTCCTCGCCGACAGCTCGCTGCTGGCGCAGTGGAAAGGAGGAGCGAGCGCCGTAGAGGAGGGGATCCACGTCTGGACCCTCGGCGAACTGGACGGAGCCACCGAGTACCTCGCTGAACTCGGAGCAAGTGCCGTAGCCATCCGCCCTGACAGATATCTCCACGGCACGGCCAACGATCCCGCGGCACTGGATACCCTGGTCAATGAACTCCCGCTGAACCCGCATCCACCGTCGACATCGGCGACTCCTGCTACCGCAGCAACGGCGACAGGTCCACCTGGATCCGTTTGA
- a CDS encoding D-glycerate dehydrogenase has product MNEKPRIVTTLQLEPEFEARLAAAGEIVSLVGAPREQVLEALPSAQAFLGYFRVDDEFLDAGPDLRVVATSSVGYDFIDVAAATARGVAVCNTPGVLTAAVADLTVALILILARRLLEFERFARSGAWGRREPMPDLAHDIAGKTLGVVGFGRIGREVTRRMLALGMKAVWYDIFDNPPADAPVAPRRPLDDLLREADFVSIHMDLNDSSRHLIGARELSLMRRDAYLVNTARGGVVDQAALTTALQENRIAGAGLDVLAPEPPDPDDPILTLPNVVIFPHMATATHETRKAMRGLAVDNVIAVLAGQRPQAIVNPEVLNPEVLES; this is encoded by the coding sequence ATGAACGAAAAACCACGAATCGTCACCACGCTGCAGTTGGAGCCCGAGTTCGAGGCGCGGCTTGCCGCCGCCGGGGAGATCGTGTCGCTCGTGGGGGCGCCCCGCGAGCAGGTGCTGGAGGCGCTTCCGTCGGCGCAGGCGTTTCTCGGCTATTTCCGGGTCGATGACGAGTTTCTCGACGCCGGGCCGGATTTGCGCGTGGTCGCTACGTCGAGCGTGGGCTACGACTTCATCGACGTGGCGGCGGCGACCGCGCGTGGGGTCGCGGTATGCAACACGCCCGGCGTGCTGACGGCCGCCGTCGCGGATCTGACCGTAGCGCTGATCCTTATCCTGGCGCGCCGCCTGCTGGAGTTCGAGCGGTTCGCACGCAGCGGCGCCTGGGGCCGCCGCGAGCCGATGCCCGACCTGGCCCACGACATTGCCGGCAAGACGCTCGGCGTGGTCGGCTTCGGACGCATCGGGCGCGAGGTGACGCGGCGCATGCTGGCGCTGGGCATGAAGGCGGTGTGGTACGACATATTCGACAACCCGCCGGCCGACGCCCCGGTGGCGCCGCGCCGGCCACTCGACGACCTGCTGCGCGAGGCGGACTTCGTTTCGATCCACATGGACCTGAACGATTCGTCACGCCACCTGATCGGGGCGCGCGAACTGTCCCTGATGCGGCGCGACGCCTACCTAGTCAACACGGCGCGCGGCGGCGTGGTGGACCAGGCGGCCCTGACGACGGCGCTGCAGGAGAACCGCATCGCCGGCGCCGGCCTCGACGTGCTGGCCCCGGAGCCGCCGGACCCGGACGATCCGATTCTCACGCTGCCCAACGTGGTGATCTTTCCGCACATGGCCACCGCGACCCACGAGACCCGCAAGGCGATGCGCGGCCTCGCCGTGGACAACGTGATCGCGGTGCTGGCCGGGCAGCGGCCCCAGGCCATCGTCAACCCGGAAGTGCTCAACCCGGAAGTGCTGGAGTCGTAG